A region from the Desulfoglaeba alkanexedens ALDC genome encodes:
- the lepA gene encoding translation elongation factor 4, with the protein MPSIRNFSIIAHIDHGKSTLADRLIQHAGLVDERQFHDQMLDTMDIERERGITIKSNTITLPYTGRNGETYALNLIDTPGHVDFSYEVSRALASCEGVLLLVDASQGVEAQTIANLYAAMEHDLVVIPVINKIDLPSADVDRVKEEIENELALDSEQVILCSAKEGIGIEDVLEAIVERIPPPKGSPSEPLAALVFDAHYDPFRGAVVACRVVDGVVRPGDLIRFLSNGAVHKVEEVGIFGLKRESRKSLSAGEVGYIIAGIKTVSDVNIGDTITLDRMPVEKPLPGFREVKPVVFSSIYPVSSDDYPSLADALEKYKLNDAALVYQKDSSAALGQGFRCGFLGLLHLEIVQERLEREYDQSIIMTVPSVQYRFKLDTAETVIVENPQYYPDPTRIVSAEEPFIRASILCPDRYMGAVMKLCSERRGENPRFSVPTPGRVEIVFDMPLAEVIFDFYDRLKTVTQGYGSFDYEIIEYRESNLAKLDILVNGEKVDALSLIVHRDRAREWAVQVCERLKEEIPRHQFKIAIQGAIGGKIIARSTISAFRKDVTAKCYGGDITRKRKLLEKQKKGKKRMKMVGAVSIPQSAFVAVLKAEKA; encoded by the coding sequence ATGCCAAGTATTCGAAACTTCAGCATCATCGCCCACATCGATCATGGAAAATCCACCCTCGCGGACCGTCTGATCCAGCATGCCGGGCTGGTGGACGAACGACAGTTTCACGACCAAATGCTGGATACCATGGATATCGAACGTGAACGCGGGATCACCATAAAGAGCAACACCATAACGCTCCCGTATACCGGCCGGAACGGGGAAACGTACGCCCTGAACCTGATCGACACACCCGGCCACGTGGATTTTTCCTACGAGGTGTCCCGGGCGCTGGCGTCCTGCGAAGGGGTGCTGCTCCTGGTGGACGCCTCCCAGGGTGTGGAAGCCCAGACCATCGCCAATCTCTACGCGGCCATGGAACACGACTTGGTGGTCATCCCCGTCATCAACAAGATCGATCTTCCCTCGGCGGACGTGGACCGGGTGAAGGAAGAAATCGAAAACGAACTGGCCCTGGATTCGGAACAGGTGATCCTGTGCTCCGCCAAGGAAGGGATCGGCATTGAAGACGTCCTCGAGGCTATCGTGGAACGCATTCCGCCGCCGAAGGGCAGCCCGTCAGAACCGCTGGCCGCCCTGGTTTTCGACGCTCATTACGACCCGTTCCGGGGTGCCGTCGTGGCCTGCCGAGTGGTCGACGGCGTGGTGCGTCCGGGCGATCTCATCAGGTTCCTGTCGAACGGCGCCGTCCACAAAGTGGAAGAAGTGGGGATCTTCGGCTTGAAACGCGAAAGCCGCAAATCGCTCAGCGCGGGCGAAGTCGGCTACATCATTGCGGGCATCAAGACGGTGAGCGACGTCAACATCGGTGACACCATCACCCTGGACCGGATGCCGGTTGAGAAGCCGCTTCCCGGTTTCCGCGAGGTCAAACCGGTCGTCTTTTCGTCCATCTACCCGGTTTCTTCCGACGACTACCCGTCGCTGGCCGACGCTCTGGAAAAGTACAAGCTGAACGACGCCGCTCTGGTCTACCAGAAGGATTCCTCGGCCGCTCTGGGCCAGGGGTTCCGCTGCGGTTTTCTGGGGCTCCTGCACCTTGAAATCGTTCAGGAACGGCTGGAACGGGAGTACGACCAGTCCATCATCATGACGGTCCCCAGCGTTCAATACCGATTCAAACTGGATACCGCTGAGACCGTAATCGTCGAAAATCCGCAGTATTATCCGGATCCCACCCGCATCGTGTCGGCGGAGGAGCCCTTCATCCGGGCGAGCATCCTCTGCCCGGACCGCTACATGGGAGCCGTCATGAAGCTGTGCAGCGAGAGGCGGGGCGAAAACCCCCGGTTCAGCGTCCCGACTCCCGGCCGCGTCGAAATCGTGTTTGACATGCCGCTCGCGGAAGTGATCTTCGATTTCTACGACCGGCTCAAGACAGTCACCCAGGGTTATGGTTCCTTCGATTACGAAATCATCGAATATCGGGAAAGCAACCTGGCCAAGCTGGATATCCTCGTCAACGGCGAAAAAGTGGACGCGCTTTCGCTCATCGTCCACCGGGACCGTGCTCGGGAGTGGGCCGTTCAGGTCTGCGAACGCCTGAAGGAAGAAATCCCCCGACACCAGTTCAAGATCGCCATCCAGGGAGCCATCGGCGGGAAGATCATCGCCCGTTCCACCATCTCGGCCTTCCGCAAAGACGTCACCGCCAAGTGCTACGGGGGCGACATCACTCGAAAGCGCAAGCTTCTTGAAAAACAAAAGAAGGGCAAAAAGCGTATGAAGATGGTGGGGGCCGTCTCCATTCCTCAGAGTGCGTTCGTGGCGGTGCTGAAAGCCGAAAAGGCATAG
- the hemW gene encoding radical SAM family heme chaperone HemW — MIQEPAGLYVHVPFCRTKCRYCDFYSETDLDAVSPWFSAALAEADLYREICGAFDTLYLGGGTPSLLPARLVESLLRGLRGCFSFGPGTEITLEANPDDVTAEKLRAWRAAGVNRLSLGVQSFDDKELRFLGRRHGARCAMEALDLARKAGFSNVGIDLIWGLPGQSLSQWMTTLEEALAFSPEHLSCYELTVEEGTRLHEAVTTGAVVLPAEADLAERFLATSERLTVFGYDHYEVSNFARTRRHRSRHNQKYWRHVPYLGLGPSAHSFMEGRRWWNVRSLHDYIRRLQWNISPVAGDERLTGDQLRLETLYLGFRTSDGITRRELGEGPEVESALEALRRSGNLEVVGDRVRATLTGWLMADRLPSFFDP; from the coding sequence ATGATCCAAGAACCCGCCGGCCTCTACGTTCATGTCCCGTTTTGCCGCACCAAGTGCCGCTATTGCGACTTCTATTCCGAAACGGACCTTGACGCGGTCTCGCCGTGGTTCTCGGCCGCTTTGGCTGAAGCCGACCTGTACCGGGAGATCTGCGGCGCGTTCGATACGCTCTACCTGGGCGGAGGCACCCCAAGCCTCCTTCCGGCTCGCCTGGTGGAATCCCTGCTGCGAGGCCTGAGAGGGTGTTTTTCCTTCGGTCCCGGGACCGAAATCACGCTGGAAGCCAACCCGGACGACGTCACGGCGGAAAAGCTCCGGGCGTGGCGGGCGGCGGGGGTGAACCGCTTGAGCCTGGGGGTGCAGTCCTTCGACGACAAGGAGCTGCGATTTCTCGGGCGGCGGCATGGAGCCCGCTGCGCCATGGAGGCCCTGGATCTCGCGCGCAAGGCCGGTTTTTCCAACGTGGGAATCGACCTCATCTGGGGGCTCCCCGGGCAGTCCCTTTCCCAGTGGATGACGACCCTCGAAGAGGCGCTCGCCTTCTCCCCGGAACACCTTTCCTGCTATGAACTCACCGTGGAAGAAGGCACCCGGCTGCACGAAGCCGTAACAACGGGTGCGGTGGTCCTCCCTGCGGAAGCGGACTTGGCCGAACGTTTTCTGGCCACGTCGGAACGGCTCACCGTCTTCGGCTACGACCACTACGAAGTTTCCAACTTCGCTCGAACCCGCAGGCATCGTTCCCGCCACAACCAGAAATACTGGCGCCATGTGCCCTACCTCGGACTCGGCCCATCGGCCCATTCCTTCATGGAGGGTCGCCGGTGGTGGAATGTGCGCTCTCTTCATGATTACATCCGCCGCCTGCAGTGGAACATCAGCCCCGTGGCCGGCGACGAGCGGCTCACCGGCGACCAACTTCGCCTGGAAACCCTCTATCTGGGCTTCCGAACAAGCGACGGGATCACCCGTCGGGAACTGGGCGAGGGGCCCGAGGTGGAAAGCGCGCTCGAGGCACTCCGTCGATCTGGAAACCTGGAAGTGGTCGGTGACCGCGTGCGGGCCACCCTCACCGGTTGGCTCATGGCCGACCGGCTGCCCTCCTTTTTCGACCCTTGA
- a CDS encoding NUDIX hydrolase, translated as MAIQPWPLLSGDTRRSFGIFNVRSDKVRSPRTGCVHDFWVIEFPPWVNVIPLTPEGEVVMIRQYRHGIRSITLEIPGGVVEEGDSLQQAAIRELMEETGYRSNEWTFLGTTHPNPAIQNNECATFLANNVVLDGPPQPDDTEDIEVVRIPLVEVPRMLRTGAISHSIMVAAFCRFFLEYGLPGTAP; from the coding sequence ATGGCGATTCAACCTTGGCCGCTGCTTTCCGGCGATACCCGTCGATCCTTCGGCATTTTCAATGTGCGAAGCGACAAGGTACGGTCCCCGCGGACCGGTTGTGTCCACGATTTCTGGGTCATCGAATTCCCGCCTTGGGTGAACGTGATCCCGCTCACGCCTGAAGGTGAGGTGGTCATGATCCGCCAGTACCGCCACGGGATCCGCAGCATCACCCTGGAAATTCCCGGAGGCGTCGTGGAAGAAGGCGACAGCCTGCAACAGGCGGCGATCCGGGAACTCATGGAAGAAACCGGATACCGAAGCAACGAGTGGACGTTCCTGGGCACCACGCACCCGAATCCGGCCATCCAGAACAACGAATGCGCCACGTTCCTTGCAAACAACGTCGTCCTGGACGGCCCGCCGCAACCCGACGACACGGAAGACATCGAAGTGGTCCGAATCCCCTTGGTGGAAGTGCCTCGCATGTTGCGGACCGGGGCCATTTCCCACTCGATCATGGTCGCCGCATTTTGCCGTTTTTTCCTGGAATACGGTCTTCCGGGGACGGCTCCCTAA
- a CDS encoding helix-turn-helix transcriptional regulator → MAISYQRRLQRLLEILVEVKSQPGQPLRGLIDKLGISKAQFYKDRKILAELGFSFHYDRCAGRFVVDGDAFLPVEDLSVSERILLVLAVRQLSSSGDFYIGYHALKAAKKLIAGLDGDSARFASAVFDDLVLREGFGCRPDIVERLQEAVAQRRRIRIDYLKPGAFKPACYELDPYSFFFRRRALYVEGHCPTRKALRTFRVNRIQRVASTGIFFQPREDYDFGRRSRSAFSVFTSENTQAVRVRFSSRARPYIEEILWHPSQQLQAGKDDSLIFTADVANPREVLWWAMSWGGDAEILEPDWLRREAARESRKMAELYR, encoded by the coding sequence ATGGCTATTTCCTATCAGCGTCGTCTACAACGATTGCTTGAAATCCTTGTAGAGGTCAAGAGTCAACCCGGTCAGCCATTGAGAGGGCTGATCGACAAATTGGGTATCAGCAAGGCCCAGTTTTATAAAGATCGAAAGATCCTCGCCGAACTCGGCTTTTCCTTTCATTATGACCGATGCGCCGGGCGTTTCGTCGTCGATGGAGACGCCTTTCTGCCGGTAGAAGATTTGAGCGTGAGCGAACGGATTCTGCTGGTGCTCGCCGTGCGGCAATTGTCTTCCTCGGGAGATTTCTATATCGGCTATCACGCCTTGAAGGCCGCGAAGAAACTGATCGCCGGGTTGGATGGGGACAGCGCCCGCTTTGCCTCGGCGGTCTTCGACGACCTGGTGCTCAGAGAAGGCTTCGGCTGCCGACCGGACATCGTGGAGCGCCTTCAGGAAGCCGTTGCGCAGCGCCGACGGATCCGGATCGATTACCTTAAGCCCGGCGCGTTCAAGCCGGCTTGCTACGAACTGGACCCCTATTCCTTTTTCTTTCGGCGCCGAGCCCTGTACGTGGAAGGCCATTGTCCCACTCGCAAGGCGCTGCGCACGTTCCGGGTCAATCGCATCCAGCGCGTCGCCTCAACCGGCATCTTTTTTCAACCAAGGGAAGACTACGATTTCGGGCGCCGCTCTCGAAGCGCCTTTTCCGTTTTCACCTCGGAAAACACGCAAGCCGTTCGGGTGCGGTTCAGCTCCAGGGCGCGCCCCTATATCGAAGAAATCTTGTGGCATCCGTCTCAGCAACTGCAAGCCGGCAAGGACGATTCCCTGATCTTCACCGCGGACGTGGCTAACCCCCGCGAAGTGCTCTGGTGGGCCATGAGCTGGGGAGGGGACGCAGAGATTCTCGAGCCGGACTGGCTACGCAGGGAAGCGGCCCGGGAAAGCCGGAAAATGGCCGAGCTCTACCGTTGA
- the cas3 gene encoding CRISPR-associated helicase Cas3', which translates to MPPCMDMERFYRQVAGFPPNPLQRAAWEAFWKTEHPAMLIRAGTGSGKTEAALLPPLAAGRRVLFVLPFKALLEDLSIRLARIGCRFSKAFERPLALTLDMGGSCRRIRCVDGTYNELTSHRHLFADDLIVTTLDKFLFRLFGYGEPVKSYIFCHRVFGSALGKHPFLIFDEAHDYDGLAFSNFSRLLRTLYEKGKDVCVMSATLPRETASFLDPVDAMEGDLATEQKRFETNVLGRTSQQLHLVRRSAPNTARGERAAFLDAMVEEIKRRIGPDRRLIVRTEWIGDLLDLRERLEDHDPLVYHGRLTMARRRKVIARLQQCQEKDAGFLLLATSAVEAGCDLDAHTIVTELCNPDSLVQLAGRCNRRGCMEDAELVVVGNGVKPQLRTLPQDRHEDYLNALEAMGATFDAAALRPFFHSPKGDWMGEILFDMLWDYVYDGDLSCKPLWDRGILVTRSWEPSVTLCTGLNPEELPENPVQVSLSRLASRVAPNEMEDRPAHEIFSVEKDGMWHADLYRVYFGREGHDVRRRTYSLQGRVGAYWTTLLCVIKEPFRDRYFDSCLGYTRLPTVLRRAWKVGFERTLVVKPGIKKDGRVDLNKWEALLWYLER; encoded by the coding sequence ATGCCTCCTTGCATGGACATGGAGCGTTTCTATCGGCAGGTGGCCGGATTCCCGCCCAACCCGTTGCAGCGCGCTGCGTGGGAAGCGTTCTGGAAGACGGAACACCCGGCGATGTTGATCCGCGCGGGAACTGGATCGGGAAAAACCGAGGCTGCCCTACTACCGCCCCTGGCGGCTGGGCGTCGCGTTCTGTTCGTGCTTCCTTTCAAGGCACTGCTTGAGGATCTGAGCATCCGCTTGGCGCGCATCGGCTGCCGGTTTTCCAAGGCATTCGAACGCCCGCTTGCCCTCACGCTGGACATGGGCGGAAGTTGTCGCCGCATCCGATGCGTAGACGGCACCTATAACGAGCTCACGAGCCATCGGCACCTCTTTGCTGACGACCTCATCGTCACCACCCTGGACAAGTTTCTTTTTCGGTTGTTCGGCTACGGGGAACCCGTCAAATCCTACATCTTTTGTCACCGGGTGTTCGGATCCGCCCTGGGCAAGCATCCTTTCCTTATCTTCGACGAAGCCCATGACTACGACGGGCTTGCCTTTTCCAACTTTTCCCGGCTGCTTCGAACCCTCTATGAAAAGGGTAAGGATGTGTGCGTGATGAGCGCCACTCTTCCGCGCGAAACGGCTTCGTTCCTGGATCCCGTGGACGCGATGGAAGGAGACCTGGCGACGGAACAGAAACGCTTCGAAACGAACGTGCTCGGGCGCACCTCCCAGCAGCTGCATCTGGTGCGCCGCTCGGCGCCCAACACGGCGCGGGGCGAACGAGCGGCGTTTCTGGATGCTATGGTCGAGGAGATAAAGCGGCGCATTGGACCCGACCGGCGTCTCATCGTTCGCACGGAATGGATCGGCGACCTACTCGATCTCCGAGAGCGACTCGAAGATCACGACCCTCTCGTCTACCATGGGCGGCTCACCATGGCACGGCGCCGCAAGGTGATCGCGCGGTTGCAGCAATGCCAGGAGAAGGACGCAGGGTTCCTGCTGCTGGCCACGTCGGCCGTGGAAGCGGGCTGCGACCTGGATGCCCACACCATCGTGACCGAGCTGTGCAATCCGGACTCGCTGGTGCAACTCGCCGGACGTTGCAACCGGCGCGGTTGCATGGAAGACGCAGAACTGGTCGTCGTCGGAAACGGCGTGAAGCCGCAGCTACGAACCTTGCCACAAGATCGTCATGAGGATTACCTGAACGCTCTGGAGGCCATGGGGGCGACTTTCGACGCCGCCGCCCTTCGCCCTTTCTTCCATTCACCCAAGGGAGACTGGATGGGGGAGATTCTTTTCGACATGCTATGGGACTACGTCTACGACGGGGACCTCAGTTGCAAGCCGCTCTGGGACCGGGGCATATTGGTCACTCGCAGCTGGGAACCGTCGGTGACCCTGTGTACAGGGTTGAATCCGGAGGAACTGCCGGAAAATCCCGTGCAGGTGTCTTTGTCGCGGTTGGCCTCTCGTGTCGCCCCGAACGAGATGGAAGACCGCCCGGCCCATGAAATCTTTTCCGTGGAAAAGGACGGCATGTGGCATGCCGATCTCTACCGCGTTTATTTCGGCCGGGAGGGCCATGACGTTCGGCGGCGCACCTATTCCTTGCAAGGGCGCGTCGGCGCCTACTGGACGACGCTTCTTTGCGTCATCAAGGAACCGTTCCGCGACCGCTACTTCGATTCTTGCTTGGGCTACACCCGGTTGCCCACGGTTTTGCGCCGGGCTTGGAAGGTCGGCTTTGAGCGTACCCTGGTTGTGAAGCCTGGGATCAAAAAAGACGGCCGGGTGGACCTCAATAAATGGGAAGCCCTGCTCTGGTACCTAGAGAGATGA
- the cas6 gene encoding CRISPR system precrRNA processing endoribonuclease RAMP protein Cas6, translating to MPVAAVFRLKCLRAAKPPRAFRALFHPVFLERMRRTDDRLGRILHDAGRNAPYSLSPVWGTVDRNGRLLENGTYRVRLGLLEDALEDALHLSLERGVWREPIDLGGVPFVLEDLLLGESSEGGGCGRARYEDLWTAAEDAAAAVGRKGSLKVRVRFLSPMAFKRGDLHYPLPDVSLVTRHLTERWNAACPHAVPDPVGAAEISIARLKLETSRYALRNGGTVIGAFGSVTYVAQGARESLTALHALLHFAAFSGIGVKTTQGMGQCAVSDTQDRRPVPGTA from the coding sequence ATGCCCGTAGCCGCCGTCTTTCGGTTGAAGTGCCTTCGCGCCGCCAAGCCTCCGCGCGCCTTTCGCGCCCTTTTTCACCCGGTGTTTCTGGAGCGCATGCGCCGAACAGACGACCGCCTCGGCCGCATCCTCCACGATGCCGGGCGCAACGCGCCCTATTCTCTTTCTCCCGTGTGGGGGACGGTGGACCGCAACGGGCGCCTGCTTGAGAATGGCACCTACCGGGTGCGCCTCGGCCTGCTGGAAGACGCTCTGGAAGATGCCTTACACCTGTCTCTGGAACGGGGCGTCTGGCGGGAGCCCATCGATCTGGGAGGCGTTCCCTTCGTGCTTGAGGATCTGCTTCTAGGGGAATCGTCGGAAGGCGGCGGCTGCGGGCGGGCCCGGTACGAGGACCTCTGGACGGCCGCGGAAGATGCCGCGGCGGCCGTGGGCCGGAAGGGAAGCCTCAAGGTCCGCGTCCGATTCCTGAGCCCCATGGCTTTCAAGCGCGGCGACCTGCATTATCCGCTGCCCGATGTCAGCCTGGTGACAAGACACTTGACCGAGCGCTGGAACGCCGCGTGTCCTCACGCTGTACCCGACCCTGTGGGCGCGGCGGAGATTTCCATCGCGCGGTTGAAGCTCGAGACCAGCCGCTATGCCTTAAGAAACGGAGGCACCGTCATCGGCGCCTTCGGATCGGTCACCTATGTGGCTCAAGGGGCTCGGGAGAGCCTCACGGCGCTGCACGCGCTGCTTCACTTCGCAGCCTTTTCCGGCATCGGGGTCAAAACCACGCAGGGCATGGGCCAATGCGCCGTCAGTGACACCCAAGATAGAAGGCCCGTTCCCGGGACGGCATGA
- the cas4g/cas1g gene encoding CRISPR-associated endonuclease Cas4g/Cas1g, with the protein MMLIPISYLNAYVYCPRRFYLECVRGMYEDNVYTLEGREMHRRVDDPGKQAVPLRKEDRIHRRSVWWSSERLGVTGRLDLLEEDGTGCLYPVEYKKGKAPKGRDPWLNDQIQLCAQALLMAENGLPLPPAGYLYFVGSRKRVEVRITEELCAQTREVIAACRALLDEDTLPPAVDNRNRCFGCSLLPLCLPEEEEVLAGHKTNARRILAQRLDQQSVYVDRLGARVSLSQGMLQVWAPGEERLGEASLEQLQELVLIGPVQVTTQVLHECCRREIPVHYLTLYGRYLGTTAPAFSRHSLLRRAQWQRHFDPERSNEIARDIVMSKLTSARTLAMRYLRDERSEEDVQAFRQIKDLIRRCRDCSDTEGLRGLEGMGTRHYFQCFPRFIKPRLRETFQFQGRVRRPPDNAVNALLSFGYAILAKDCMGAAARVGFDPYCGFYHVMKYGRPALALDIMEYFRQPIVDSAVLGAINNGVFTLRDFMAYQGTCYLSEKGRKKFLAQYEMRKKDHVSHPVFGYRLSYERMIELQLRILGKYLLGDLDKYVGFHIR; encoded by the coding sequence ATGATGCTCATTCCTATCTCCTATCTCAACGCCTACGTCTATTGCCCGCGAAGGTTTTACCTGGAATGTGTGCGCGGCATGTACGAGGACAATGTCTACACTCTGGAAGGTCGCGAGATGCACCGCCGCGTGGACGATCCCGGCAAGCAGGCGGTGCCCTTGCGCAAAGAGGACCGCATCCATCGGCGCTCCGTATGGTGGAGCTCGGAGCGGCTCGGCGTCACCGGACGCTTGGATCTGCTGGAAGAAGACGGGACAGGCTGCCTATACCCGGTGGAATACAAGAAGGGCAAGGCCCCCAAGGGGCGGGATCCTTGGCTTAACGACCAAATCCAACTTTGCGCCCAGGCGCTCCTCATGGCGGAAAACGGACTGCCGCTTCCGCCCGCCGGCTACCTTTATTTCGTCGGTTCGAGAAAGCGAGTGGAAGTCCGCATCACGGAGGAGCTGTGCGCCCAGACCCGGGAAGTGATCGCCGCCTGCCGGGCCCTGCTGGATGAGGACACGCTGCCGCCTGCCGTGGATAACCGAAACCGATGTTTCGGGTGCTCGTTGCTCCCTCTTTGCCTACCGGAGGAAGAAGAGGTGCTCGCGGGGCACAAGACGAACGCCAGGCGCATCCTGGCTCAACGGCTGGACCAGCAGTCGGTCTACGTGGATCGGCTGGGAGCCCGGGTAAGCCTAAGCCAAGGGATGCTTCAGGTTTGGGCGCCGGGAGAGGAAAGGCTCGGTGAGGCATCCCTGGAGCAGCTCCAGGAGCTCGTGCTCATAGGGCCCGTGCAGGTGACCACTCAAGTCCTTCACGAATGTTGTCGCCGGGAGATTCCTGTCCACTACCTCACCTTGTACGGCCGCTACCTGGGTACTACAGCGCCGGCGTTCAGTCGCCACAGCCTGCTGCGCCGCGCGCAGTGGCAGAGGCACTTCGATCCCGAGCGCAGCAACGAGATCGCGAGAGATATCGTGATGAGTAAACTCACGAGCGCCCGGACGCTGGCTATGCGGTACCTGCGCGACGAGCGAAGCGAAGAGGACGTGCAGGCCTTCCGGCAGATAAAGGATCTGATCCGGCGCTGCCGGGACTGCAGCGATACCGAGGGCCTGCGCGGCCTGGAAGGCATGGGAACGCGCCATTATTTCCAATGTTTTCCGCGCTTCATCAAGCCTAGGCTGCGAGAGACCTTCCAGTTCCAGGGGCGGGTGCGCCGCCCACCCGATAACGCCGTCAACGCGCTACTCAGTTTCGGCTATGCGATTCTCGCCAAAGACTGCATGGGAGCCGCGGCCCGGGTGGGCTTCGATCCCTATTGCGGCTTTTACCACGTGATGAAGTACGGGCGCCCGGCTCTTGCCCTGGACATCATGGAATATTTTCGCCAGCCCATCGTCGATTCCGCCGTGCTCGGTGCCATCAACAACGGGGTTTTCACGCTCCGGGATTTCATGGCCTACCAGGGGACATGCTATCTCAGCGAAAAGGGCCGCAAGAAGTTCCTCGCTCAATACGAGATGCGCAAGAAAGACCATGTAAGCCATCCGGTGTTCGGCTATCGACTCAGTTACGAGCGGATGATCGAACTGCAGCTCCGCATTCTAGGCAAATATCTGCTGGGCGACCTGGACAAATACGTGGGGTTTCATATCCGATGA
- the cas2 gene encoding CRISPR-associated endonuclease Cas2: MKRNYLVGYDISDPKRLQKVAKVMKEYGSRVQYSFFHCSLSTAQKKRMMDRIRTFIREDEDQVLILPVTETQLKEMEFIGLKSRLDMEGVLIF; the protein is encoded by the coding sequence ATGAAGCGCAACTATCTGGTTGGCTACGATATCAGTGACCCAAAGCGGCTACAGAAGGTGGCCAAAGTGATGAAGGAATACGGCAGCCGCGTGCAGTACAGCTTCTTTCATTGCAGCCTTTCAACAGCCCAAAAGAAACGCATGATGGACCGAATCCGCACCTTCATCCGCGAAGATGAAGACCAGGTGCTGATCCTACCGGTCACGGAAACCCAACTGAAAGAGATGGAGTTCATCGGGCTGAAGAGCCGTCTCGATATGGAGGGGGTTCTTATCTTCTAA
- the istA gene encoding IS21 family transposase: protein MLKKEDCMEIRAQVEKGVYKKDIAESLGVHPKTISRALSRGGVPSGKRPGARVSKLDPFKPLIDQLLRDGVWNAMVILREIEQRGYTGGTTILREYISPRRPMRQSRATVRFETDPGVQMQNDWGELTTEVAEIPQKVYFSVNTLGFSRRLFFWCAPRNDAEHTYEGIIRAFEYFGGVVIEVLVDNQKATVIVHRIGESVRFNERFIDLAGHYGFTPRACRPRRARTKGKDERMVGYIKHNFFVRYRKFESFAQMNALAEKWLREETDQRLHGTVKEIVAERFSREAPHLRPLPALRYDTSYLEHRCVHWDGFIDVLGNRYSVPSQLCGQTVRVRIGLDGTLRVYAEETLVAEHTLRSAAEGWGSVAAHHAQLWQEALQVERRDLSIYEEASRWS from the coding sequence ATGCTCAAAAAGGAGGACTGCATGGAGATCAGAGCACAAGTTGAAAAGGGTGTCTACAAGAAGGACATCGCAGAAAGCCTGGGAGTGCATCCAAAAACCATAAGCCGTGCTCTTAGTCGAGGAGGAGTACCCTCGGGGAAAAGACCCGGTGCAAGGGTGAGCAAACTTGATCCCTTCAAACCCTTGATCGACCAGCTCCTGAGAGATGGAGTCTGGAATGCTATGGTGATCTTGCGTGAGATCGAACAGCGAGGCTACACGGGCGGGACCACCATCCTTCGGGAGTACATCAGCCCCAGAAGGCCCATGAGGCAAAGCCGGGCAACGGTACGGTTTGAAACAGATCCGGGAGTTCAGATGCAAAATGATTGGGGAGAGCTCACAACCGAAGTGGCTGAAATCCCACAGAAGGTCTACTTCAGTGTGAATACCCTCGGATTTTCCCGGCGTCTCTTCTTCTGGTGTGCCCCCAGGAATGATGCCGAGCACACCTACGAAGGGATCATCAGAGCCTTCGAGTACTTTGGAGGAGTAGTAATAGAGGTGCTCGTGGATAACCAGAAAGCAACGGTTATTGTCCACAGGATCGGGGAGAGTGTTCGCTTTAACGAACGATTTATAGATCTTGCCGGCCACTATGGCTTCACCCCCAGAGCCTGTCGCCCGAGAAGAGCAAGGACCAAGGGAAAAGATGAGCGGATGGTGGGCTATATCAAGCACAACTTCTTTGTGCGTTACCGCAAGTTCGAGAGCTTCGCCCAGATGAACGCTCTCGCTGAGAAGTGGCTCAGAGAGGAAACCGATCAGAGGTTGCACGGAACAGTCAAGGAAATCGTAGCCGAACGATTCTCCCGTGAGGCTCCTCATCTTCGTCCCCTTCCTGCCCTGCGGTATGACACCTCTTATCTCGAGCACCGGTGTGTCCACTGGGATGGCTTCATCGATGTTTTGGGCAATAGATACAGTGTGCCCTCTCAGCTGTGTGGACAAACGGTCCGAGTGAGGATCGGGTTGGATGGAACCTTGAGAGTCTACGCCGAAGAGACCCTGGTGGCCGAACACACCCTTCGCAGTGCAGCCGAGGGATGGGGAAGCGTTGCAGCCCATCATGCCCAATTGTGGCAGGAGGCATTGCAGGTTGAGCGAAGGGATCTGTCGATCTACGAGGAGGCGAGCCGATGGAGCTAG